A portion of the Trichomycterus rosablanca isolate fTriRos1 chromosome 17, fTriRos1.hap1, whole genome shotgun sequence genome contains these proteins:
- the cers3a gene encoding ceramide synthase 2: MLGTICDWFWWDRLWLPGNLTWPDLEDSNGRVYARSSHLYVTLPYSIVFLIVRYLFERFVATPFAATLGVREKNRLKVEQNPVLELYFSSQCKTPGQAEIQGLSKKCSWSSRQVERWFRRRRNQERPGVLKKFREASWRFVFYLGSLIGGLVALYDKSWFYDLREVWNGYPKQSMLESQYWYYILEMSFYWSLLFSITFDVKRKDFKEQIVHHLATLSLLAFSWCGNYIRAGTLVMLVHDAADVFLESAKVFNYAKWQKTCDGIFTLFAIVFMVTRLVIFPFWIIHCTWVYPPDYYPVFFGYYFLNSMLIILLMLHIFWAYLILRMVKQLLFSSLTKDERSDNEEEDDEDDDSSTEDRDGHLKVSNGCGANGGTSHG, from the exons ATGTTGGGGACCATCTGCGATTGGTTCTGGTGGGACCGCCTGTGGTTGCCCGGTAACCTGACATGGCCGGATCTGGAGGACAGCAACGGGCGTGTCTACGCCCGCTCGTCTCACCTGTACGTAACGCTGCCGTACTCCATCGTCTTCCTCATCGTCCGCTACCTGTTCGAAAG GTTTGTGGCGACGCCGTTCGCAGCGACTCTGGGTGTGAGAGAGAAGAACAGACTGAAGGTGGAACAGAATCCCGTCCTGGAACTTTACTTCAGCTCTCAGTGTAAAACCCCGGGACAG GCAGAAATTCAGGGCCTGTCGAAAAAATGCAGCTGGTCCAGCAGACAGGTGGAGCGATGGTTCAGGAGGAGGCGCAACCAGGAGCGTCCAGGAGTCCTAAAGAAGTTCAGAGAGGCCAG CTGGAGGTTCGTCTTCTACCTGGGCTCCTTGATTGGTGGATTGGTGGCGCTGTATGAT AAATCCTGGTTTTATGATTTACGAGAGGTGTGGAACGGTTACCCAAAACAG TCGATGCTGGAGTCTCAATACTGGTACTACATACTGGAGATGAGCTTCTACTGGTCTCTTCTGTTCAGCATCACATTCGACGTGAAGCGGAAG GACTTTAAGGAGCAGATCGTTCACCATCTCGCCACGCTGTCTCTGCTGGCGTTCTCCTGGTGTGGGAACTACATCCGAGCAGGAACCCTGGTCATGCTGGTCCACGATGCCGCTGATGTCTTTTTGGAG TCCGCTAAGGTCTTTAATTACGCTAAATGGCAGAAAACCTGTGATGGGATCTTCACTCTCTTCGCCATCGTCTTCATGGTGACCAGGCTGGTGATCTTTCCCTTCTG GATCATTCACTGTACGTGGGTGTACCCGCCCGACTACTACCCGGTGTTCTTCGGCTATTACTTCCTGAACTCCATGCTGATCATCCTCCTGATGCTGCACATCTTCTGGGCGTATCTGATCCTCCGCATGGTGAAGCAGCTCCTCTTCAGCAGT ttaACAAAGGATGAGAGGAGCGATAATGAAGAGGAGGACGACGAAGACGACGACAGCTCGACCGAGGACCGTGACGGACACCTGAAGGTCTCCAACGGCTGCGGGGCGAACGGTGGCACGAGCCACGGCTAA